A genomic region of Brachyhypopomus gauderio isolate BG-103 unplaced genomic scaffold, BGAUD_0.2 sc450, whole genome shotgun sequence contains the following coding sequences:
- the LOC143506209 gene encoding BTB/POZ domain-containing protein kctd15, protein MLKELERWKQEREQRRLAQPCDCLVVRVTPDLGERIALSGEKVLIEEIFPETGDVMCNSVNAGWNQDPTHVIRFPLNGYCRLNSVQVLERLFQKGFSVAASCGGGVDSSQFSEYVLCREDRRSQSMNTPIRIKQEPLD, encoded by the exons ATGCTGAAGGAGCTGGAGCGCTGGAAGCAGGAGCGGGAGCAGAGGCGTCTGGCACAGCCCTGTGACTGCCTGGTGGTGCGTGTCACGCCCGACCTGGGCGAGAGGATCGCCCTGAGCGGGGAGAAGGTCCTCATCGAGGAGATCTTCCCTGAGACGGGTGACGTCATGTGCAACTCCGTCAACGCGGGCTGGAACCAGGACCCCACGCACGTCATCCGCTTCCCGCTCAACGGCTACTGTCGCCTTAACTCTGTTCAG GTGTTGGAGCGTCTATTCCAAAAAGGGTTCAGTGTGGCAGCATCATGTGGAGGCGGAGTCGACTCCTCCCAGTTCAGTGAATATGTGCTGTGTCGTGAGGATAGGCGGAGCCAGTCCATGAACACACCCATCAGGATAAAGCAAGAGCCTCTGGACTAG